A region from the Chrysoperla carnea chromosome 4, inChrCarn1.1, whole genome shotgun sequence genome encodes:
- the LOC123298271 gene encoding centromere protein L-like yields MFQSTRSTSETSSQSSGNSQGFRIKRSSYTRKSLDDPESTESSDNENDFEPFLKKSWDIYSVSPLYRLDYSDIHLKRCSKWLREQIVNYVSEKKKDYEYLVQFSLIKSLKIGGNKNDYVKVEIQSKSADKTSILYEGILLATRERPPKLHPAFTYLPTLMARCSQDSANIVHGLLQKLFDCKICKSHLTTIDFKWLIAIFCTDLRVSKPVTISYTNRFKDEKNAINLEIPLDSSNKIWNRVRGENGENLTVTAEEVLEFHSLFNKIIEKYFEINVERLHFTKIKMYNFTVSYPFKIQINDSRLLKELLLFQGEDSIIFY; encoded by the exons ATGTTTCAATCAACTAGATCTACATCTGAAACATCGAGTCAATCCAGTGGTAATTCACAAGGATTTCGAATAAAAAGGTCTTCGTACACACGAAAAAGTCTTGACGATCCTGAAAGCACTGAAAGTAGCGATAATGAAAACGACTTTGAAC cttttttaaagaaatcgtGGGATATTTACAGTGTGTCTCCTTTATACAGATTAGATTATTCGGACATACATCTAAAAAGATGCTCAAAATGGTTACGAGAACAAATTGTAAATTACGTTAGTGAAAAGAAGAAGGATTATGAGTACCTTGTCCAATTTTCCTTGATTAAATCTCTGAAAATTGGAGGTAATAAAAACGATTATGTAAAg gtagaaattcaatcaaaatcCGCTGATAAAACATCTATATTGTACGAAGGAATATTGTTAGCAACGAGAGAAAGACCACCTAAACTTCATCCTGCATTCACATATTTGCCAACATTAATGGCGCGATGTTCACAGGACTCAGCAAATATTGTTCATGGActtctacaaaaattatttgattgtaaaatatgtaaatctCATTTAACTACGATCGATTTTAAATGGTTGATAGCAATATTTTGTACTGATTTGCGTGTTTCAAAACCTGTGACTATTTCGTATACTAACAGATTCAAGGATGAAAAGAATGCAATAAATCTGGAAATTCCCTTAGActcttcaaataaaatttggaatag agtAAGAGGTGAAAATGGTGAAAATCTTACAGTAACAGCGGAAGAGGTTTTAGAATTtcatagtttatttaataaaattattgaaaaatattttgaaattaatgtaGAAAgattacattttacaaaaataaaaatgtataattttacagTATCTTAtccttttaaaattcaaattaacgaTTCACGCTTATTGAAAGAATTGTTACTGTTTCAGGGGGAGGATtccatcatattttattaa